One region of Phycicoccus sp. M110.8 genomic DNA includes:
- a CDS encoding permease produces the protein MSGNGGILATIVEPVVMAARMGWQILWPLILGFTLSGVVQAVVRREVVRRYLEGDSPRNLAWATGLGAASSSCSYAAVALARSLFVKGASLASAMAFEIASTNLVLELGIILALFMGWQFTLAEFVGGPLMIVLVAVGFRLWLRGRIVDRAREEAERGRAGAMEGHAGMDMSVQGEGSWWRRLTSRDGLTAVSHYFVMDWASVIRDIVLGLLVAGVVAAWVPVSWLQAFFLTDNPLLASLWGPVAGPLVAVVSFVCSVGNVPLAAVLWNGGISFGGVVSFIFADLIIIPILIIYRRYYGTAAALRITGVFYLAMVLTGYAVELLFQALGLVPDQRSATVAEAAFSWNYTTWLNLVFLALAAVLVIRFVRTGGVPMLSQMNGSGDGQEDGAHHH, from the coding sequence ATGAGCGGCAACGGCGGGATCCTCGCCACGATCGTGGAACCCGTGGTGATGGCGGCCCGCATGGGCTGGCAGATCCTGTGGCCGCTCATCCTGGGCTTCACCCTGTCCGGGGTGGTGCAGGCGGTGGTTCGCCGTGAGGTGGTGCGCAGGTACCTGGAGGGCGACTCGCCCCGCAACCTCGCCTGGGCGACGGGACTCGGCGCCGCCTCGTCCTCGTGCTCGTATGCCGCCGTCGCCCTGGCCCGCTCCCTGTTCGTCAAGGGTGCGTCGCTGGCGTCGGCGATGGCCTTCGAGATCGCCTCCACGAACCTCGTCCTCGAGCTCGGCATCATCCTCGCGCTGTTCATGGGCTGGCAGTTCACCCTGGCCGAGTTCGTCGGTGGCCCGCTCATGATCGTCCTGGTCGCGGTCGGCTTCCGGCTGTGGCTGCGGGGCCGCATCGTGGACCGGGCCCGTGAGGAGGCCGAGCGTGGCCGGGCCGGTGCGATGGAGGGCCACGCGGGCATGGACATGTCCGTCCAGGGGGAGGGGTCCTGGTGGCGCCGGCTGACCTCCCGTGACGGTCTCACGGCCGTGTCGCACTACTTCGTCATGGACTGGGCCTCCGTCATCCGTGACATCGTCCTGGGCCTGCTCGTGGCAGGGGTCGTGGCCGCCTGGGTACCCGTCTCGTGGCTGCAGGCGTTCTTCCTCACCGACAACCCGCTCCTGGCGTCGCTGTGGGGTCCCGTCGCCGGGCCCCTCGTGGCGGTGGTCAGCTTCGTCTGCTCCGTCGGGAACGTCCCGCTGGCGGCGGTCCTGTGGAACGGCGGCATCAGCTTCGGGGGCGTGGTCAGCTTCATCTTCGCGGACCTGATCATCATCCCGATCCTGATCATCTACCGGCGCTACTACGGCACGGCCGCGGCGCTGCGCATCACCGGAGTGTTCTACCTGGCGATGGTCCTCACCGGGTATGCCGTGGAGCTCCTGTTCCAGGCGCTCGGCCTGGTGCCCGACCAGCGCTCGGCGACGGTGGCCGAGGCGGCGTTCTCGTGGAACTACACGACGTGGCTCAACCTCGTCTTCCTCGCGCTGGCGGCGGTGCTGGTGATCCGGTTCGTGCGCACGGGCGGTGTCCCGATGCTCTCGCAGATGAACGGCTCCGGGGACGGGCAGGAGGACGGCGCCCACCACCACTAG
- a CDS encoding rhodanese-like domain-containing protein → MTSTTPTTTPTSGRPTALDAPALREWLEGDDAPRLLDVRTPAEFTTAHIPGSYNVPLDLLREHREELRRHLDEDVVLICRSGARAGQAEGLLTAAGPGNVHVLTGGVTAWESAGGPLTRGARTWELERQVRLVAGGIVLTGVLASVVAPWAKWVSAAVGGGLVGAALTDSCLMGMALSRLPYNRRNSPDLATVLDALRD, encoded by the coding sequence ATGACCTCCACCACGCCGACCACCACCCCCACCTCCGGCCGCCCGACGGCCCTGGACGCCCCCGCGCTGCGCGAGTGGCTCGAGGGCGACGACGCTCCTCGCCTGCTCGACGTGCGCACGCCGGCCGAGTTCACGACGGCCCACATCCCGGGCTCCTACAACGTCCCGCTGGACCTGCTCCGCGAGCACCGTGAGGAGCTGCGACGCCACCTCGACGAGGACGTGGTCCTCATCTGCCGTTCGGGCGCGAGGGCCGGCCAGGCCGAGGGCCTGCTCACCGCGGCCGGGCCCGGCAACGTGCACGTCCTCACGGGCGGCGTCACGGCCTGGGAGTCCGCCGGCGGCCCGCTGACCCGGGGCGCCCGGACGTGGGAGCTCGAGCGACAGGTGCGGCTCGTGGCCGGCGGCATCGTGCTGACCGGCGTCCTCGCCAGCGTCGTGGCGCCCTGGGCCAAGTGGGTCTCGGCCGCGGTCGGCGGCGGACTGGTCGGCGCAGCGCTCACGGACAGCTGCCTGATGGGCATGGCCCTGTCCCGGCTGCCGTACAACCGCCGCAACAGCCCCGACCTGGCCACCGTGCTCGACGCGCTGCGCGACTGA
- a CDS encoding MBL fold metallo-hydrolase: protein MNTDTTVSTPVIVPIDTPTLGDRSYLAHDGSVGVVVDPQRDIDRVLALAAEAGVTITHVFETHIHNDYVTGGLALARATGAAYHVNAADDVSYDRTPISDGDLVEVSPTLRVRAIATPGHTYTHLSYALESAPAPGEDFDPVGVFTGGSLLFGATGRPDLLGHDHTDALVHHQFASAHRLADELPEHTHVLPTHGFGSFCSAGSTGDTTASTIGAEKRQNPALTQAEEKWVADTLAGLDAYPAYYVHMGPANSSGPGAPDLDAPATADKETLAARIRAGEWVVDLRTRTAFAAGHVTGTLNFGLDGQFATYLGWLIPWGTSLTLLGDSPEQVAEAQRELVRIGIDRLEGAATGAPEDWTDEELGSFERAVFADLAQVRHHRRVQVLDVRRVNEFDEGHIEGAVNIPLHQLLERLDEVPAGEVWVHCAGGYRASIAASVLAARSVPVVAVDDSFGENAAAAGLPMASAA, encoded by the coding sequence ATGAACACGGACACGACCGTGAGCACCCCGGTCATCGTGCCGATCGACACCCCGACCCTCGGCGACCGCTCCTACCTCGCGCACGACGGCTCGGTGGGCGTCGTCGTGGACCCCCAGCGCGACATCGACCGGGTCCTCGCCCTCGCAGCGGAGGCGGGCGTCACGATCACGCACGTCTTCGAGACGCACATCCACAACGACTACGTCACCGGCGGACTCGCCCTCGCCAGGGCGACTGGCGCGGCATACCACGTCAACGCGGCCGACGACGTCAGCTACGACCGCACGCCCATCAGCGACGGCGACCTCGTCGAGGTCTCCCCCACCCTGCGCGTACGGGCCATCGCCACCCCGGGCCACACCTACACGCACCTGTCCTACGCGCTGGAGTCCGCGCCCGCGCCGGGCGAGGACTTCGACCCGGTCGGGGTGTTCACCGGCGGTTCGCTCCTCTTCGGCGCCACGGGCCGGCCGGACCTGCTCGGCCACGACCACACCGACGCACTGGTCCACCACCAGTTCGCCTCGGCCCACCGGCTCGCGGACGAGCTCCCCGAGCACACCCACGTGCTGCCGACCCACGGCTTCGGCTCGTTCTGCTCGGCCGGCTCCACCGGGGACACGACCGCGTCGACCATCGGCGCCGAGAAGCGGCAGAACCCTGCCCTGACCCAGGCCGAGGAGAAGTGGGTCGCGGACACCCTCGCCGGGCTCGACGCGTACCCCGCCTACTACGTGCACATGGGACCGGCCAACAGCAGCGGCCCCGGCGCACCCGACCTCGACGCGCCTGCGACCGCCGACAAGGAGACCCTCGCGGCCCGCATCCGGGCCGGCGAGTGGGTCGTGGACCTGCGGACGCGCACCGCGTTCGCCGCCGGGCACGTGACGGGGACGCTCAACTTCGGCCTCGACGGCCAGTTCGCGACCTACCTCGGCTGGCTCATCCCCTGGGGCACCTCCCTGACCCTGCTGGGCGACTCGCCCGAGCAGGTCGCCGAGGCCCAGCGGGAGCTGGTGCGCATCGGCATCGACCGGCTCGAGGGTGCGGCCACCGGCGCCCCTGAGGACTGGACCGACGAGGAGCTCGGAAGCTTCGAGCGCGCCGTGTTCGCCGACCTGGCACAGGTCCGCCACCACCGACGCGTCCAGGTCCTCGACGTCCGCCGCGTCAACGAGTTCGACGAGGGCCACATCGAGGGCGCCGTGAACATCCCCCTGCACCAGCTGCTGGAGCGCCTCGACGAGGTCCCTGCCGGCGAGGTGTGGGTGCACTGCGCCGGCGGCTACCGCGCGTCCATCGCAGCCTCCGTGCTCGCGGCCCGCTCGGTGCCGGTGGTCGCCGTGGACGACAGCTTCGGCGAGAACGCCGCGGCCGCAGGCCTCCCGATGGCCTCGGCCGCCTGA
- a CDS encoding SulP family inorganic anion transporter has product MPATPPTPVPAPDDAPHVVAEPVFAHEREVTSVRAALRSPARLRTEVLGGLVVALALIPEAISFSIIAGVDPRVGLFASFTMAVSIAFLGGRPAMISAATGAVALVIAPVVREHGLDYLVATVLLAGVIQVALGLLGVARLMRFVPRSVMVGFVNALAILIFLAQLPHLVGVPWAVYPLVVVGIAVMVLLPRLTTVVPAPLVAILALTAFTVGTSLAVPTVGDEGRLPDSLPSLALPHVPLNLHTLSVIGPYALGMALVGLMESLMTAKLVDDVTDTHSSKTREAWGQGAANIVTGFFGGMGGCAMIGQTMINVKGSGARTRISTFLAGAFLLVLVVGLGDLVGTIPMAALVAVMVMVSVGTFDWHSIRPATLRRMPRSETAVMVSTVVVVVLTHNLAIGVVVGVLVAMVLFARRVAHFTSVVEVAHPDPQTKVYAVVGELFFASSNDLVTQFDYVGDPDNVVIDLSRSHVWDASSVATLDAVTSKYRSKGKDVTITGLNASSQERHDRLAGHVAGAH; this is encoded by the coding sequence GTGCCTGCCACACCCCCCACCCCCGTCCCGGCCCCTGACGACGCACCCCACGTCGTGGCCGAGCCCGTCTTCGCGCACGAGCGGGAGGTCACGTCCGTGCGCGCCGCCCTGCGCTCCCCCGCCCGGCTGCGCACCGAGGTGCTCGGCGGACTGGTCGTCGCCCTGGCCCTCATCCCCGAGGCGATCTCGTTCTCGATCATCGCGGGGGTCGACCCGCGGGTCGGGCTGTTCGCCTCGTTCACGATGGCGGTCTCCATCGCGTTCCTCGGCGGCCGTCCCGCGATGATCTCCGCGGCCACGGGCGCGGTGGCCCTGGTGATCGCGCCGGTGGTGCGGGAGCACGGGCTCGACTACCTGGTGGCGACCGTGCTCCTCGCCGGCGTCATCCAAGTCGCGCTCGGGCTGCTCGGCGTCGCGCGCCTCATGCGCTTCGTGCCGCGCTCGGTGATGGTGGGCTTCGTCAACGCGCTGGCCATCCTCATCTTCCTCGCCCAGCTGCCGCACCTCGTGGGGGTGCCGTGGGCCGTTTATCCGCTGGTCGTGGTGGGCATCGCCGTGATGGTCCTGCTGCCCCGCCTGACGACGGTCGTCCCGGCACCGCTCGTGGCGATCCTGGCCCTCACGGCATTCACGGTCGGCACCTCGCTGGCGGTCCCCACGGTCGGCGACGAGGGTCGGCTCCCCGACAGCCTGCCGAGCCTGGCGCTTCCGCACGTGCCCCTGAACCTGCACACCCTGTCCGTCATCGGTCCGTACGCCCTCGGCATGGCCCTCGTCGGTCTCATGGAGTCGCTCATGACCGCCAAGCTCGTCGACGACGTCACCGACACCCACTCCTCCAAGACCCGTGAGGCCTGGGGACAGGGCGCCGCCAACATCGTCACGGGCTTCTTCGGCGGCATGGGCGGCTGCGCGATGATCGGCCAGACGATGATCAACGTGAAGGGGTCCGGCGCGCGGACGCGGATCTCCACCTTCCTCGCGGGCGCCTTCCTCCTCGTGCTCGTCGTCGGTCTCGGCGACCTCGTGGGCACCATCCCGATGGCGGCCCTGGTCGCCGTGATGGTCATGGTCTCGGTGGGGACGTTCGACTGGCACAGCATCCGGCCGGCCACCCTGCGCCGTATGCCGCGCAGCGAGACCGCGGTCATGGTGTCGACCGTCGTGGTCGTGGTCCTCACCCACAACCTGGCGATCGGGGTGGTCGTCGGCGTCCTCGTGGCGATGGTCCTGTTCGCCCGCCGGGTCGCGCACTTCACCTCGGTCGTCGAGGTCGCGCACCCGGACCCGCAGACCAAGGTGTATGCCGTGGTGGGCGAGCTCTTCTTCGCCTCGAGCAACGACCTGGTCACCCAGTTCGACTACGTCGGCGACCCGGACAACGTCGTGATCGACCTGTCCCGCTCGCACGTGTGGGACGCCTCCTCGGTGGCCACCCTCGACGCCGTCACGAGCAAGTACCGCAGCAAGGGCAAGGACGTCACCATCACCGGTCTGAACGCCTCCAGCCAGGAGCGGCACGACCGCCTCGCGGGCCACGTCGCCGGCGCCCACTGA
- a CDS encoding sulfite exporter TauE/SafE family protein → MSPLVLPVGLLIGLSLGALGGGGSILTVPALVYLLGQDPRQATTSSLLIVGITSLIALLPHARRGNVRFGQGLAFGALGTAGSVAGSALATHVRPAVLLSAFAVLMLVVATLMLRRSLRRNAFDDAVEDATTEPMLTLRPLTCACPRVAKVVVTATAVGLLTGFFGVGGGFALVPALVLALAFPMPVAVGTSLLVIAVNSATALGARAGSGMSLDWGVILAFTAAAVAGSLVGGRVAARVAPRHLTRAFAVLLVAVALYTAARSVPSLF, encoded by the coding sequence ATGTCACCGCTCGTCCTGCCCGTCGGGCTGCTCATCGGCCTGTCCCTGGGCGCACTGGGTGGCGGCGGCTCGATCCTCACGGTCCCCGCCCTCGTGTACCTGCTGGGACAGGACCCCAGGCAGGCCACCACCAGCTCGCTGCTGATCGTCGGCATCACCTCGCTGATCGCGCTTCTGCCCCACGCCCGCCGCGGCAACGTCAGGTTCGGGCAGGGGCTGGCCTTCGGCGCCCTAGGCACGGCCGGCTCGGTCGCCGGCTCGGCACTGGCGACCCACGTGCGTCCGGCCGTGCTCCTGTCGGCGTTCGCCGTCCTCATGCTGGTCGTCGCGACCCTCATGCTCCGACGGTCACTGCGTCGGAACGCGTTCGACGACGCCGTCGAGGACGCGACGACCGAGCCCATGCTGACCCTGCGCCCCCTCACGTGCGCCTGCCCGCGCGTCGCCAAGGTCGTCGTGACGGCGACGGCCGTCGGCCTGCTCACCGGCTTCTTCGGCGTGGGCGGCGGCTTCGCCCTCGTCCCGGCCCTCGTGCTCGCCCTGGCCTTCCCCATGCCCGTCGCCGTGGGGACCTCGCTGCTCGTCATCGCCGTCAACAGCGCCACGGCGCTCGGTGCCCGTGCCGGCAGCGGGATGTCGCTGGACTGGGGCGTGATCCTCGCCTTCACCGCGGCTGCGGTCGCCGGCAGCCTCGTGGGCGGCCGTGTCGCGGCCCGGGTCGCGCCGCGGCACCTCACCCGCGCGTTCGCCGTGCTCCTGGTCGCCGTCGCGCTGTACACGGCGGCCCGCAGCGTCCCCAGCCTGTTCTGA
- a CDS encoding MerR family transcriptional regulator, whose product MGPHADVALLQIGDVAERTGLSLRTIRHYEEVGLLPGTQRSAGGFRLYTEEAVARLLLIKRMKPLDFSLEEMRDLIELRDRLASPRLSARTRAALLDRLAAYETLVTHQLGVLRERVDNAEAFAAQLRAELRAPHDTPRQR is encoded by the coding sequence ATGGGTCCGCACGCCGACGTCGCTCTGCTGCAGATCGGCGACGTGGCCGAGCGGACCGGCCTGAGCCTTCGGACCATCCGTCACTACGAGGAGGTCGGCCTGCTGCCGGGCACGCAGCGTTCGGCGGGCGGTTTCCGGCTCTACACCGAGGAAGCCGTGGCCCGGCTGCTGCTCATCAAGCGGATGAAGCCGCTGGACTTCTCGCTCGAGGAGATGCGCGACCTCATCGAGCTGCGTGACCGCCTGGCCTCGCCGCGCCTGTCCGCCCGGACGCGCGCGGCGCTGCTCGACCGGCTCGCCGCCTACGAGACGCTCGTGACGCACCAGCTGGGTGTCCTGCGCGAGCGGGTCGACAACGCGGAGGCCTTTGCCGCCCAGCTGCGCGCGGAGCTCCGGGCACCGCACGACACCCCGCGTCAGCGCTGA
- a CDS encoding rhodanese-like domain-containing protein — protein sequence MSEVALDNFAAAHADGATVIDVREPGEYVGGHVPGAVLVPMGQLPSRVSELDRSRPLYVICASGNRSGAMTDYLRRAGFDAWSVAGGTSAWARSGRPVVMGTRPQVA from the coding sequence ATGTCCGAGGTCGCCCTCGACAACTTCGCCGCCGCGCACGCGGACGGCGCCACCGTCATCGACGTCCGCGAGCCGGGCGAGTACGTCGGGGGCCACGTCCCCGGTGCCGTCCTCGTGCCGATGGGGCAGCTCCCGTCGCGCGTCTCGGAGCTGGACCGCAGCCGGCCGCTGTACGTCATCTGCGCCAGCGGCAACCGCAGCGGCGCCATGACCGACTACCTGCGCCGTGCCGGGTTCGACGCCTGGTCCGTCGCCGGCGGCACCTCCGCCTGGGCCCGCTCGGGGCGCCCCGTCGTCATGGGCACCCGGCCGCAGGTCGCCTGA